A genomic window from Dehalococcoidia bacterium includes:
- a CDS encoding UbiA family prenyltransferase has protein sequence MSTTTLSAETMQALKAAKRIFQHNRTMTLVSHAEGRVWANKVYFAEEGGYLYGVIEKPTPGRGHHYQNILQNPKVFFIIDRGVPDLFLQGEGEIEILGPVAERPERHLLFRKVPQAVVFAKYFPLLVFRIRPTRLLISDYRVEWKPRAQVEVTDTVLQAFQGPLRTATPTWKVYWQAVRPFAFTVTFFAALLGGLLAPTLSWPLLVATLVGALLVHAGVNVLSDYMDYRRGVDTWATLGSSRVLPDRMLSPRQHLVFGVVLLLVAAGIGGALTVLRGLPVLYIALAGAFLGVFYTVPPIGLKYRALGDLAVFLAFNPLMALGAYYVQAQGFAWEPVILSLPLGFLTTAILHGNNFRDIQDDQRAGFTTVAGYLGFKGSGYYYLALVVATYGAVAVAIGVGLLPWWGVLTFLTLPLAWRNVRAAFQPRRVAFTFLDLVTAQLHLYFGLALVTSVVLGRWVG, from the coding sequence ATGAGCACCACTACCCTCTCTGCGGAAACGATGCAGGCCCTCAAAGCGGCCAAGCGCATCTTCCAACACAACCGCACCATGACCTTGGTGAGCCACGCCGAAGGGCGCGTCTGGGCCAATAAGGTCTATTTCGCGGAAGAGGGCGGCTATCTCTACGGGGTGATTGAAAAACCCACCCCCGGGCGCGGCCACCACTACCAGAACATCCTCCAGAACCCCAAGGTGTTCTTTATCATTGACCGTGGAGTGCCCGACCTCTTCCTGCAGGGGGAGGGGGAGATCGAAATCCTGGGGCCGGTGGCCGAGCGCCCCGAGCGCCACCTTCTGTTCCGCAAGGTGCCTCAGGCGGTGGTGTTCGCCAAGTACTTCCCCCTGCTGGTGTTCCGCATCCGCCCCACGCGTCTCCTGATCTCCGACTATCGGGTAGAATGGAAGCCCCGTGCCCAGGTGGAGGTAACGGATACGGTGCTGCAGGCCTTCCAGGGTCCTCTGCGCACCGCAACGCCCACCTGGAAGGTGTACTGGCAAGCGGTGCGCCCCTTCGCCTTTACCGTTACCTTTTTCGCCGCCCTGTTGGGTGGTCTGCTGGCTCCCACCCTGTCGTGGCCCCTGCTGGTGGCCACCCTTGTGGGTGCTCTGCTCGTCCACGCCGGGGTGAATGTGCTGAGCGACTATATGGACTACCGTCGGGGCGTGGACACCTGGGCCACTTTAGGCTCCAGCCGGGTATTACCCGACCGCATGCTGTCGCCACGCCAGCACCTGGTCTTTGGGGTGGTGCTCCTGCTGGTGGCCGCGGGCATCGGGGGGGCGTTGACGGTTTTGCGGGGGCTTCCGGTGCTCTACATCGCCCTGGCGGGGGCTTTCCTGGGGGTCTTTTACACCGTTCCGCCTATCGGTTTGAAGTACCGCGCCCTGGGCGACTTGGCTGTGTTTCTGGCTTTCAATCCCCTGATGGCCCTGGGGGCTTACTATGTGCAGGCCCAGGGTTTCGCCTGGGAGCCGGTCATCCTGTCCCTGCCGTTGGGCTTTCTGACCACGGCGATCTTACACGGCAATAACTTCCGCGATATCCAGGACGACCAGCGGGCGGGCTTCACTACGGTGGCGGGGTATCTAGGGTTCAAGGGGTCGGGCTATTACTACCTGGCGCTGGTGGTGGCCACCTATGGGGCGGTGGCCGTCGCCATCGGCGTGGGGTTGCTGCCCTGGTGGGGTGTGCTGACCTTCCTGACCCTGCCTTTGGCGTGGCGCAATGTGCGGGCTGCCTTCCAGCCCCGAAGGGTTGCCTTCACCTTTCTAGACCTGGTTACTGCCCAGCTGCACCTCTACTTCGGGCTGGCGCTGGTGACCAGTGTGGTGTTGGGGCGCTGGGTGGGCTAG
- the coaBC gene encoding bifunctional phosphopantothenoylcysteine decarboxylase/phosphopantothenate--cysteine ligase CoaBC, producing MPTVLHGKHIVLGVTGSIASFKAADLASKLVQHGALVDTVLTREACQFITPLTFQALTHRPVLTDLFDPRAETAMDHVALALRADLILVCPATAHTIARLSVGLTDDVLTTTALASRAPLVVVPAMDAHMYAHPVLQEHLERLQKRGVHVVGPVEGRLASGLVGKGRMAEVADILGHVRWVLGRATGDLRGYTIVATAGGTQEPIDPVRVVTNRSSGKMGYAVAEAARDRGARAILITAPTSLPDPAGVEVRRVTTALQMRDAVLEACREADALIMAAAVADYRPTRLAPQKIKKGPPLWTVELTRNPDIIAEVDGKVIKVGFAAETENLLANAREKLQAKGMHLIAANDVTAADSGFGAETNRVVLLDKEGGIEQLPLLPKYEVAQRILDRVKALLVQRTEQVQPSAR from the coding sequence ATGCCGACGGTTCTCCACGGGAAGCACATCGTTCTGGGGGTCACGGGGAGCATCGCCTCCTTCAAGGCGGCCGACCTGGCCAGCAAACTGGTGCAACACGGCGCTCTGGTGGACACGGTGCTCACCCGCGAGGCGTGTCAATTCATCACCCCCCTCACCTTCCAGGCCCTCACCCATCGCCCCGTCCTGACGGATCTGTTTGATCCCCGCGCCGAAACGGCTATGGACCATGTGGCCCTGGCCCTGCGGGCCGACCTGATCCTCGTCTGCCCTGCCACAGCCCACACCATCGCCCGCCTCTCTGTGGGCTTGACCGATGATGTGCTCACCACCACCGCCTTGGCCTCCCGTGCGCCGCTGGTGGTGGTGCCCGCTATGGACGCCCACATGTATGCCCACCCTGTTCTGCAGGAGCACTTGGAACGCCTCCAAAAACGGGGCGTGCATGTGGTTGGGCCGGTGGAGGGGCGGCTGGCCTCCGGCCTGGTGGGCAAGGGGCGCATGGCCGAAGTCGCCGACATCCTGGGACATGTGCGCTGGGTGCTGGGCCGAGCAACGGGCGATTTGCGGGGATACACCATCGTCGCCACGGCCGGAGGCACCCAGGAACCCATAGACCCTGTGCGGGTGGTAACCAACCGCTCCTCGGGCAAAATGGGCTATGCCGTTGCGGAAGCAGCCCGCGACCGTGGGGCGCGCGCCATCCTGATCACCGCCCCCACCAGTTTGCCCGACCCCGCAGGCGTAGAGGTGCGGCGGGTAACCACAGCCCTCCAGATGCGGGATGCGGTGCTGGAGGCGTGCCGAGAGGCCGATGCCTTAATCATGGCGGCCGCTGTGGCCGACTACCGCCCCACCCGCCTGGCCCCTCAAAAGATCAAAAAAGGCCCCCCCCTGTGGACAGTGGAACTCACCCGCAACCCCGACATCATCGCCGAGGTGGACGGGAAAGTCATTAAGGTGGGCTTCGCTGCCGAGACGGAGAACCTGCTGGCCAACGCCCGGGAAAAACTCCAGGCCAAAGGCATGCACCTCATCGCCGCCAACGATGTAACCGCTGCCGACAGCGGGTTCGGGGCAGAGACCAACCGCGTCGTCCTCCTGGACAAGGAGGGGGGTATAGAACAACTGCCCCTGCTCCCCAAATACGAGGTAGCCCAGCGCATTCTGGACCGGGTGAAGGCCCTTTTGGTGCAGCGAACGGAGCAGGTTCAACCGTCGGCCCGCTAG
- a CDS encoding cytochrome c maturation protein CcmE, giving the protein MHQVPSPPKGWLRQGGGKLLLVGVLLVASLGYFGWTAFRSSTVYYRTVDELLALGERAYHKDMRVSGKLVAGSFQRVPGSTQAFFVLTDPKGEGRLLATYTGVVPELFFNPYSEIVLEGQLQPNGVFVAEQVIVKCPSKYASQPLGEVPQGN; this is encoded by the coding sequence ATGCACCAGGTGCCTTCTCCCCCCAAGGGTTGGTTGCGCCAGGGAGGCGGGAAACTCCTTCTGGTGGGGGTGCTCCTCGTGGCCTCTTTGGGCTACTTCGGGTGGACCGCCTTCCGCTCCTCCACCGTCTATTACCGAACTGTGGACGAGCTGCTGGCTCTCGGGGAGCGGGCCTATCACAAGGACATGCGCGTCAGCGGCAAACTGGTAGCAGGCTCTTTTCAGCGCGTCCCTGGGAGCACCCAGGCCTTCTTCGTCCTCACTGACCCCAAGGGCGAAGGACGCCTCCTCGCCACCTACACCGGCGTGGTGCCCGAACTCTTCTTCAACCCCTACTCGGAAATCGTTTTGGAGGGGCAATTACAGCCTAATGGGGTCTTTGTGGCCGAGCAGGTCATCGTCAAGTGCCCCTCTAAGTACGCCTCCCAGCCTTTGGGGGAGGTTCCCCAGGGCAACTAG
- the acpS gene encoding holo-ACP synthase, with protein MLYIGVDIIEIPRIARAVERWGERFLTRIYTPQELSYARGQAPQLATRFAAKEAVMKALGTGIRGVSWTEIEVVRERGQPPTIRLTGRALARAHHLGIRRFALSLSHSRDLAIAVVIGETTPAGEHTPILALPLTP; from the coding sequence ATGCTCTACATCGGCGTGGACATCATTGAAATCCCCCGTATCGCCCGCGCCGTGGAGCGGTGGGGCGAGCGCTTTCTGACGCGCATCTACACCCCCCAGGAGCTCTCCTACGCCAGAGGACAGGCCCCCCAGTTGGCCACCCGCTTCGCCGCCAAAGAGGCCGTCATGAAAGCCCTGGGCACGGGCATTCGGGGCGTCTCCTGGACAGAAATTGAGGTGGTGCGGGAACGGGGCCAGCCCCCGACCATCCGCCTGACGGGGCGGGCCTTAGCCCGCGCCCACCACCTGGGCATCCGCCGTTTCGCCCTCTCCCTCTCCCACAGCCGCGACCTGGCCATCGCCGTCGTCATCGGGGAGACGACGCCTGCAGGGGAACACACCCCCATCCTTGCCCTCCCGCTAACGCCATGA
- the larB gene encoding nickel pincer cofactor biosynthesis protein LarB codes for MDTQRLRQLLEAVRQGEVSLEEALETLRHLPYADLGFARPDLHRALRKGFPEVIFGMGKSPHQVATIAQRLAEGADRLLVTRATPAHFQAVQALLPDAQWHETARAIVVDRRTATRPVPGVAVVCAGTADLPVAEEAALVASLMDCQVERFYDVGVAGLHRLLNVLPNLSKARAIVVVAGMEGALPSVVGGLVQAPVIAVPTSVGYGASFHGLAALLAMLNSCAPGVAVVNIDNGFGAGYLAGLIVRTAVGT; via the coding sequence ATAGATACTCAGCGCCTCCGCCAACTCCTGGAAGCCGTGCGCCAGGGCGAGGTGTCGTTGGAGGAAGCCCTGGAGACCCTGCGCCACCTCCCCTACGCCGACCTCGGCTTCGCCCGCCCCGACCTGCACCGCGCTCTGCGCAAGGGGTTCCCAGAGGTCATCTTCGGCATGGGCAAATCTCCCCACCAGGTGGCCACCATCGCCCAGCGCCTGGCCGAAGGTGCTGACCGCCTCCTCGTCACCCGTGCCACCCCGGCCCACTTTCAGGCCGTCCAAGCCCTCCTGCCCGACGCCCAGTGGCACGAGACGGCACGGGCTATCGTCGTAGATCGGCGCACTGCGACGCGCCCGGTTCCGGGGGTGGCTGTGGTATGCGCCGGCACCGCCGACCTGCCCGTGGCCGAGGAGGCTGCCCTTGTCGCCTCCCTAATGGATTGCCAAGTGGAGCGCTTCTACGATGTGGGCGTGGCGGGCCTGCACCGCCTTCTGAATGTGCTCCCCAACCTCTCCAAGGCGCGGGCCATCGTCGTTGTAGCGGGGATGGAGGGGGCACTCCCGAGCGTGGTGGGGGGGCTGGTGCAGGCCCCTGTCATCGCCGTCCCCACCAGCGTGGGCTATGGAGCCAGTTTCCACGGCCTCGCCGCCCTGCTGGCCATGCTCAACTCCTGCGCTCCCGGCGTGGCCGTGGTCAACATCGATAACGGCTTCGGGGCAGGCTACCTGGCTGGCCTCATCGTGCGCACCGCCGTGGGCACCTAG
- a CDS encoding NAD(P)H-hydrate dehydratase: MRRLERQAEALGITRDTLMENAGLRVAEKVWTMLGKRPGAEVLALIGPGNNGGDGLVAARHLASWGAKVTAYLILPRSPEDAKLTAARQRGVEVVEAPSDEELRTLRTLLARADLVLDAILGIGRRRPFEGLFAEVLDVTVCAQRERPEVRLVALDLPSGLDADTGAVDTHTPYADLTLTLGFPKVGLFRFPGAERVGRLEVVDIGIPEHLAEDIALDLLDARWARHTLPPRPLSAHKGTFGRVLAVVGSPRYIGAAYLACMGAARVGAGYVTLAAPTSIHPILAAKLTEVTHLPLPEAASGVFSPEAVRELRRSASQFEVLLIGCGLGQTPAAEALLRHLLLSETPLHIPMLLDADALNILARQERWWEKLRAPAVLTPHPGEMARLLDSTVEEVEQDRLGTAREASQRWGVTVVLKGPFTVIASPEGNVRLSPFANPALATAGTGDVLAGAIAGLMAQGLHPFDAASLGVFLHGLAGEVARQEIGDAGTIAGDLLPLLPRVIKGLKAGHHLPFSVMGSEKV; the protein is encoded by the coding sequence ATGCGTCGCCTGGAACGACAGGCCGAGGCCCTGGGCATCACCCGGGACACCTTGATGGAGAACGCCGGCCTGCGGGTGGCTGAGAAGGTCTGGACGATGCTGGGAAAGCGCCCCGGGGCGGAGGTGCTGGCCCTCATCGGCCCGGGCAACAACGGGGGCGACGGCCTGGTGGCGGCGCGCCACCTGGCCTCGTGGGGGGCAAAGGTTACCGCCTACCTTATCCTGCCCCGCTCCCCCGAGGACGCCAAACTCACCGCCGCTCGGCAACGGGGTGTGGAGGTGGTGGAAGCCCCTAGCGACGAGGAGTTGCGCACCCTCCGCACCCTGCTGGCCCGTGCCGACCTGGTGCTGGACGCCATCTTAGGGATCGGCAGACGCCGCCCCTTCGAAGGGCTGTTCGCCGAGGTGTTGGATGTCACAGTCTGCGCCCAACGGGAGCGCCCGGAGGTGCGTCTTGTGGCCCTGGACCTCCCCTCGGGGTTGGATGCGGACACGGGTGCCGTTGACACCCACACCCCCTACGCCGACCTTACCCTCACCCTGGGCTTCCCCAAAGTCGGTCTGTTCCGGTTCCCCGGTGCCGAGCGGGTAGGGCGCCTGGAGGTGGTGGACATCGGTATCCCAGAGCACCTGGCCGAGGACATCGCCCTGGACCTGCTGGACGCCCGGTGGGCGCGTCACACCCTCCCTCCTCGCCCCCTGTCAGCCCATAAGGGCACCTTCGGGCGTGTGCTGGCAGTGGTGGGCTCACCCCGCTACATCGGTGCCGCCTACCTGGCGTGTATGGGCGCTGCCCGTGTGGGGGCGGGCTATGTTACCCTGGCAGCACCCACCAGCATCCACCCCATCCTGGCCGCCAAGTTGACCGAAGTTACCCACCTCCCCCTCCCGGAGGCGGCCAGCGGGGTCTTCTCCCCGGAGGCGGTTCGGGAGCTGCGCCGCTCCGCCAGTCAGTTTGAGGTGCTCCTCATCGGATGCGGGTTGGGACAAACCCCCGCCGCCGAAGCCCTTCTCCGCCACCTCTTGCTCAGCGAGACCCCCCTGCATATCCCCATGCTGTTGGACGCCGATGCCCTGAACATCTTGGCCCGCCAGGAACGCTGGTGGGAGAAACTGCGGGCACCCGCTGTGCTCACTCCCCACCCGGGGGAGATGGCCCGCCTGCTGGACAGCACAGTTGAGGAGGTGGAGCAGGACCGTTTGGGCACGGCCCGTGAGGCGTCTCAACGCTGGGGGGTTACGGTGGTGCTCAAGGGGCCGTTCACCGTCATCGCCTCCCCTGAGGGCAATGTGCGCTTGAGCCCCTTCGCCAACCCCGCCCTGGCCACCGCGGGCACGGGGGATGTGCTGGCAGGAGCCATCGCAGGCCTTATGGCCCAAGGCCTGCATCCCTTTGATGCAGCCAGTTTGGGTGTTTTCCTGCACGGCTTGGCGGGGGAGGTAGCCCGCCAGGAGATCGGCGACGCTGGCACTATAGCGGGAGACCTTTTGCCCCTCCTTCCCCGCGTTATCAAGGGCCTCAAGGCAGGGCATCACCTTCCCTTCTCGGTCATGGGATCAGAAAAGGTATAA
- a CDS encoding 2-oxoacid:ferredoxin oxidoreductase subunit beta: MVVSAIPLTAKDYKSEVKPTWCPGCGDFAVLSATYKALADLQLRPEKVVVVSGIGCSSRIPYFCNTYGTHTLHGRALPVATGIKMARPDLTVVVMGGDGDLFSIGAGHFPHAARRNLDILTVCMDNQTYGLTKAQYSPTSFVGHKSKSSPYGTVEMPMNPVLMALASGASWVARGYSGRPKQLQELIVEGIRHKGFAFLHVQSPCTEFHNTYNYYDARVQDIPKDHDPTDYMAAIRLAMPQEKTLLGVFYRSERPVYEERLRAFEQIKVEFDPDEFLSRYG, translated from the coding sequence ATGGTCGTTAGCGCCATCCCCCTTACGGCGAAGGATTATAAGAGTGAGGTGAAGCCCACCTGGTGCCCCGGGTGTGGGGACTTTGCGGTGCTGTCGGCCACCTATAAGGCTTTGGCTGACCTGCAACTGCGCCCGGAGAAGGTGGTGGTAGTATCGGGCATCGGATGCTCTAGCCGCATCCCGTATTTCTGCAACACCTATGGCACCCATACCCTGCACGGGCGGGCCTTGCCCGTGGCGACCGGTATCAAGATGGCCCGTCCGGATCTGACGGTGGTGGTCATGGGCGGGGATGGCGACCTGTTCAGCATTGGTGCCGGCCACTTCCCCCATGCCGCCCGCCGCAACCTGGATATCCTGACGGTGTGCATGGACAACCAGACTTACGGCCTTACCAAGGCCCAGTATTCCCCCACATCCTTCGTCGGCCACAAGAGTAAGTCTAGCCCCTATGGCACGGTGGAGATGCCCATGAACCCTGTGCTGATGGCGCTGGCGTCGGGGGCATCCTGGGTGGCACGGGGGTATTCGGGACGGCCCAAGCAACTCCAGGAACTCATCGTGGAGGGGATTCGTCATAAAGGGTTCGCCTTCCTGCATGTGCAAAGCCCCTGCACCGAGTTCCATAACACCTATAACTACTACGACGCCCGCGTTCAGGATATCCCCAAGGACCACGACCCCACGGACTATATGGCGGCTATCCGCTTGGCCATGCCCCAGGAGAAGACCCTGCTAGGGGTGTTCTACCGCAGCGAGCGCCCTGTGTATGAGGAGCGCCTGCGGGCCTTTGAGCAGATCAAGGTGGAGTTCGATCCCGACGAGTTCCTCTCCCGCTATGGGTAG
- a CDS encoding 2-oxoacid:acceptor oxidoreductase subunit alpha, translated as MPKSEIVIRLGGEGGEGVISTGDIFTLASARTGYHVFTFRTYPAEIKGGHAWYQVRVGPRPVLSMGDQVDVLVAFNLEAYEKHKHLLNTEEGVLIYDPDEVTPEPRPRTVFYPIPFNRIARQDLNFVRGKNVVVTGVLAGLFGLDPTSLTQFITQRYKRRAELLDQNLKALEAGLNYAQKNLTKADPYYLTPTERVGRLVMSGNDAIVAGALTAGCRFYAGYPITPASEILELMAQTLPRLGGTSLQAEDEIAAIGAVLGASFAGVKAMTATSGPGLSLMTEFMGWSGMAEVPCVIVDAQRAGPSTGMPTKLEQGDLNHALFGGHGEFPRIVIAPGSVEDAFWQIINAFNLAEKYQTPVIFLSDQSLSHRTESLLKPDLSKVKVVDRIQPTADDLANGYERFAITETGISPMSIPGTPGGMYVAPGLEHDEKGHVDNPLASHEKMVPKRFRKLETLQKELEAPPRYGAPDARIGVIGWGSTEGAIREAVERCVAKGMKVAALHPKVLNPLPEKHLEQFISSMDMVIVPEINYTGQFARYLRSVFGIPVVRINKWGGLPFTAGEIQRKIEEVVNGR; from the coding sequence ATGCCCAAGAGCGAAATTGTCATCCGATTGGGCGGGGAAGGTGGTGAGGGGGTCATCTCCACGGGCGATATCTTTACCCTGGCATCGGCACGGACGGGCTACCATGTGTTTACCTTCCGCACCTATCCCGCCGAGATCAAGGGGGGGCACGCCTGGTACCAGGTGCGTGTCGGGCCCCGCCCTGTCCTCTCCATGGGCGACCAGGTGGATGTCCTGGTTGCCTTTAACCTGGAGGCCTATGAGAAGCACAAGCACCTCCTCAACACCGAAGAGGGGGTGCTTATTTATGACCCCGATGAGGTTACGCCCGAACCCCGTCCCCGCACGGTCTTTTACCCCATCCCCTTCAATCGCATCGCCCGCCAGGACCTGAACTTTGTGCGGGGCAAGAATGTGGTGGTCACGGGGGTGCTGGCGGGCCTGTTCGGCCTGGACCCCACCTCCCTCACCCAGTTCATCACCCAGCGCTATAAGCGGCGCGCCGAACTGTTGGACCAGAACCTCAAGGCCTTGGAAGCCGGGCTGAACTACGCTCAGAAGAACTTGACCAAGGCGGACCCCTACTACCTGACGCCCACGGAACGGGTGGGCCGCCTGGTCATGAGCGGGAACGATGCCATCGTGGCGGGTGCCCTGACTGCCGGGTGCCGCTTCTATGCCGGCTATCCCATCACCCCCGCCAGCGAAATTCTGGAACTGATGGCCCAGACTCTTCCCCGCTTGGGGGGAACCAGCTTGCAGGCCGAGGACGAAATCGCTGCCATTGGGGCGGTGCTGGGGGCCTCTTTTGCCGGCGTCAAGGCCATGACGGCCACCTCCGGCCCGGGCCTCTCGCTGATGACCGAGTTTATGGGCTGGAGCGGGATGGCCGAGGTGCCCTGCGTCATTGTGGATGCTCAACGCGCCGGCCCCAGCACGGGGATGCCCACCAAACTGGAGCAAGGCGACCTCAACCACGCTCTGTTCGGTGGGCACGGGGAGTTCCCCCGCATCGTCATCGCCCCCGGCTCCGTGGAGGACGCCTTCTGGCAGATCATCAACGCCTTCAACTTGGCCGAAAAGTATCAGACGCCCGTCATCTTCCTGTCGGACCAGTCCCTTTCCCACCGCACCGAGTCGTTGCTGAAGCCTGATTTGTCCAAGGTGAAGGTGGTGGATCGCATTCAGCCCACTGCGGACGACCTGGCCAACGGCTACGAGCGCTTCGCTATCACCGAGACGGGTATCTCGCCTATGTCCATCCCTGGTACGCCAGGGGGGATGTATGTGGCCCCTGGGTTGGAGCACGATGAGAAGGGGCATGTGGATAACCCCTTGGCCTCCCACGAGAAGATGGTGCCCAAGCGCTTCCGCAAACTGGAGACTCTCCAGAAGGAACTGGAGGCGCCGCCCCGCTACGGCGCTCCGGACGCCCGCATCGGGGTCATCGGGTGGGGCTCCACCGAGGGCGCCATCCGGGAGGCGGTGGAGCGCTGTGTGGCCAAGGGGATGAAGGTGGCTGCCCTCCACCCCAAGGTCCTCAACCCCCTGCCCGAAAAGCACCTGGAGCAGTTCATCTCCTCGATGGACATGGTCATTGTCCCGGAGATTAACTACACGGGGCAGTTCGCCCGCTACCTGCGCAGTGTGTTCGGCATCCCGGTGGTGCGCATCAACAAATGGGGTGGCCTCCCCTTCACGGCCGGGGAGATTCAGCGCAAGATAGAGGAGGTTGTCAATGGTCGTTAG
- a CDS encoding DedA family protein, giving the protein MEQFLLRWVQTVYQTLGWPGLVALSALESVFVPMPSEVVMPLGGWLLVQARGLGVPGLMLAAFLGAFGHLLGSLFLYWVGAVWGRAVLLRWGRWVLLTRQDLDQAERWFAKYGEATVFFARLLPVVRSLVSFPAGVARMHLGKFCVYTLLGAFPWSLGLAWGGYLLGEHWERIRHLSRPFDIPVVVVLGVGVVWWLWRRIRQVRAEASHLDDAVGDDIKRA; this is encoded by the coding sequence ATGGAGCAGTTTCTTCTGCGGTGGGTTCAGACCGTGTACCAGACCTTAGGCTGGCCCGGTTTGGTGGCTCTGTCCGCCCTAGAAAGCGTCTTCGTCCCCATGCCCAGCGAGGTGGTGATGCCTTTGGGGGGGTGGCTTCTCGTGCAGGCTCGGGGTCTGGGGGTGCCGGGTCTGATGCTGGCGGCCTTTTTGGGGGCATTCGGCCATCTGCTGGGCTCGTTGTTTCTGTATTGGGTGGGGGCAGTGTGGGGACGGGCTGTCTTGCTGCGGTGGGGACGTTGGGTTCTCCTCACACGGCAGGACCTGGATCAGGCCGAGCGCTGGTTCGCCAAATATGGCGAGGCCACTGTGTTCTTCGCCCGTCTGTTGCCTGTGGTGCGCAGTTTGGTCAGTTTCCCCGCAGGCGTGGCGCGCATGCATTTGGGCAAGTTTTGTGTGTATACCTTGCTCGGGGCGTTCCCCTGGTCGTTGGGCCTGGCATGGGGAGGCTACCTTTTGGGGGAGCATTGGGAGCGCATACGCCACCTGTCGCGCCCCTTCGACATTCCCGTTGTGGTGGTCCTGGGGGTTGGGGTGGTGTGGTGGCTGTGGCGTCGCATTCGGCAAGTGCGAGCAGAGGCGTCTCATCTGGACGATGCCGTAGGAGACGACATAAAGCGCGCTTGA
- a CDS encoding DinB family protein: protein MSGPRVHALLRELEGAHEALERALEGITPRELYTPPKEGEWSVAQVLAHTIEMEPFWLRKVLLARQQEAPTLARATEAEREQRLRAVAEHGQDSLPVILSRMAEAHAEAVSILLRLDEADLARPCVYQNRRMTVQAFIESVARHLREHEAQIRATREALATPGQTAPAR from the coding sequence ATGTCCGGACCGCGCGTGCATGCCCTGCTGCGGGAACTGGAGGGGGCGCACGAGGCATTGGAGCGGGCTTTGGAGGGCATAACTCCGCGGGAACTGTATACGCCCCCCAAGGAGGGGGAGTGGTCGGTGGCCCAGGTGCTGGCCCACACCATCGAGATGGAGCCCTTTTGGCTCCGCAAGGTCTTGCTGGCCCGCCAGCAGGAGGCCCCCACCCTCGCCCGTGCCACCGAGGCGGAGCGGGAGCAGCGCCTGCGCGCCGTGGCCGAGCACGGCCAGGATTCCCTGCCGGTCATTCTCTCCCGTATGGCCGAGGCCCACGCCGAGGCGGTGTCTATCCTTCTGCGCCTGGACGAGGCTGACCTGGCCCGGCCCTGTGTCTACCAGAATCGGCGGATGACGGTGCAGGCGTTCATTGAGAGCGTTGCTCGCCACCTGAGGGAGCACGAAGCCCAAATCCGCGCCACACGCGAGGCCCTGGCTACCCCGGGGCAGACGGCTCCCGCCCGCTAG
- a CDS encoding type III pantothenate kinase → MLLALDIGNSNVKIGAFRGEELVATWRVATDPRRMPDDYGVLLLSLLNLRGLHPSHIRDAALCSVVPPLTWVFEEMCRTFFQVKPLIVGAGVKTGMRILYDTPRDVGADRVAASAAAYRLYGGPVIVVEVGTFTVLDAVTRDGDYLGGAIHPGPQVVAEAVFTSASQLRRVELVRPKSAIGRNTVAAIQSGVLLGHIGMVEGLVKRFKEELGDDAKVIGTGGLVSLIARETDIFTAVNPDLILHGLRIIYEMNRPER, encoded by the coding sequence ATGCTCCTAGCCCTGGACATCGGCAACAGCAATGTGAAGATCGGGGCCTTTCGGGGGGAGGAGTTGGTGGCCACCTGGCGCGTCGCCACCGACCCCCGCCGCATGCCTGATGACTACGGGGTGCTCCTGCTCTCCCTGCTCAACCTGCGGGGCCTGCACCCCTCCCACATACGGGATGCCGCTTTATGTAGTGTGGTCCCCCCCCTTACCTGGGTCTTTGAGGAGATGTGCCGCACCTTTTTCCAGGTGAAACCCCTCATCGTGGGGGCCGGCGTCAAAACAGGCATGCGTATCCTGTACGACACCCCTCGGGATGTGGGGGCCGACCGCGTGGCGGCGTCGGCGGCCGCTTATCGCCTGTATGGGGGGCCGGTGATTGTGGTGGAGGTGGGCACCTTCACGGTGCTGGACGCCGTGACCCGCGACGGCGACTACCTGGGCGGCGCCATTCACCCCGGCCCCCAGGTGGTGGCCGAAGCGGTGTTCACCTCCGCCTCCCAACTGCGGCGGGTGGAACTGGTGCGCCCCAAGAGCGCCATCGGGCGCAACACGGTCGCCGCCATTCAGTCAGGCGTCCTCCTGGGCCACATCGGCATGGTGGAAGGCCTGGTCAAGCGCTTCAAAGAGGAACTGGGAGACGACGCCAAAGTCATCGGCACTGGCGGGCTGGTCTCCCTCATCGCCCGGGAGACTGACATCTTCACTGCCGTCAACCCGGACCTGATTTTGCACGGTCTGCGTATTATTTATGAGATGAACCGCCCCGAGCGGTAG